From a region of the Apteryx mantelli isolate bAptMan1 chromosome 20, bAptMan1.hap1, whole genome shotgun sequence genome:
- the LOC136993768 gene encoding olfactory receptor 226-like: MSFDRYAAICQPLHYAAIMKQQLCTHLVIAAWILGFTLSSYHLVLLSKLTFCGPNKIYHFFCDNSPLFKLSCSDTSLLWKADSVLLSFVVLGSLCLILVSYMCIFHCILHMPSASGRKKAFATCSSHLTALAIVYGSCIVLYARPSEEVSLETNRIVALLNTV; encoded by the coding sequence atgtctttTGATCGCTATgctgccatctgccaacctttgcattatgctgccatcatgaagcagcagctctgcacccacttGGTTATTGCTGCATGgatcctaggcttcacactctcaagttaccacctggtcctcctctcaaagctgactttctgtggccccaacaagatctaccactttttttgtgacaactcccccttattcaaactctcctgctctgacaccagcctgctttggaaagcagactccgttttgttatcttttgtagtgctgggttccttatgtttaatcctggtgtcctacatgtgcatcttccactgtattctgcacatgccatcagcatctgggaggaagaaagcttttgctacatgttcttcccatctcactgccttagccattgtctatggaagctgcattgttctctatgcacggccctcagaagaggtttccttggagaccaacagaattgtagctttgctgaacactgtc
- the LOC136993769 gene encoding olfactory receptor 6N1-like → MDKGQGNNWTSSNKFLLLGMGNGVPTLQTPLFLLSLLIYFVTVVGNSLIVVLVVADQHLHTPMYFFLGNLSSLETCYSSTILPRLLTSLFTGERTISASGCMAQLYFFGSFAATECFLLAAMAYDRYLAICQPLLYASLMSWKVCFQLAAVSWLGGLVFSIIVMVFLSRLKFCGPKAIDHFFCDFTPLLELSCSDTRVVTIVTFILSFLDLIFPFLFTLASYMCIIAAILRIPSSVGRQKAFSTCSSHLTVVTIFYGTLIIVYLMPRTASLRQLSQVFSFFYTVLTPLVNPLIYSLRNREVREALRRVLRRDLGGIQSSH, encoded by the coding sequence ATGGATAAAGGACAAGGGAACAACTGGACATCATCAAACaagttcctcctgctgggaatggggaatggtGTCCCAACACTCCAaacaccactcttcctcctctcgctcTTGATCTACTTTGTGACTGTGGTTGGGAACAGCCTCATTGTTGTTCTTGTGGTGGCAGACCAGCATctgcacactcccatgtacttcttcctgggcaatctgtcctccttggagacctgctacagctccaccatcctgcctaGGCTGCTGACCAGCCTCTTTACAGGGGAAAGGACCATCTCTGCTTCTGGCTGTATGGCTCAGCTCTATTTCTTTGGGTCTTTTGCAGCTACTGAGTGTTTCCTGCTGGCAGCCATGGCctatgatcggtacttggccatatgccagcccctgctctatgcaagCCTCATGAGCTGGAAGGTCTGTTTCCAGCTGGCAGCAGTATCTTGGCTAGGTGGTTTAGTGTTTTCTATAATAGTCATGGTCTTCTTGTCAAGGTTAAAGTTCTGTGGCCCCAAGGCTATTGACCACTTCTTTTGTGATTTTACCCCATTGCTGGAActctcctgcagtgacaccagggtGGTCACAATAGTAACTTTCATCCTGTCTTTCTTGGATTTAAtattccccttcctgttcacaCTAGCCTCCTAtatgtgcatcatagctgccatcctgaggatcccatccagtgtgggcaggcagaaggccttctccacctgctcctctcacctcactgtTGTCACtattttctatggcaccctcatcattgtctacctGATGCCCAGAACAGCCTCTCTGAGGCAGCTCAGCcaagtgttctcctttttctacactgtcctcacgcccctggtcaatcccctcatctacagcctgcggaacagggaggtcagagaAGCCTTGAGGAGGGTGCTCAGGAGAGATTTGGGTGGCATCCAGAGCTCACACTAG